One genomic segment of Rhinolophus sinicus isolate RSC01 linkage group LG11, ASM3656204v1, whole genome shotgun sequence includes these proteins:
- the SBSN gene encoding suprabasin, with translation MHLASLISSCSLLLLLGALPGWAATNDPLEKVIEGINRGLSNAEREVGKALEGINNGITQAGREVEKVFNGLSHLGSQAGKELDRGVNELNHGLDKVAHGINSGVGQAGKEAEKFVHGVNNAAGQVGKEADKVIQGAHHGANQVGSEAGRFGQGLHHAAGQAGNEAGKFGQGLHHAAGQAGNEAGKFGQGLHHAVGQAGNEAGKFGQGLHHAAGQAGNEAGKFGQGLHHAAGQAGNEAGKFGQGLHHAAGQAGNEAGRFGQGLHHAAGQAGNEAGKFGQGLHHAAGQAGNEAGKFGQGLHHAAGQAGNEAGRFGQGLHHAAGQAGNEAGRFGQGLHHAAGQAGNEAGRFGQGLHHAAGQAGKEIDKFGQGVHHGINEAWKEAEKFGQDVHYAAGQAGKEGDKIVQGVHPGVSQAGKEIDKFGQGVHHGINEAWKEAEKFGQDVHYAAGQAGKEGDKIVQGVHPGVSQAGKEVERFGQDVHYAAGQAGKEGDKIVQGVHPGVSQAGKEVERFGQDVHYATGQAGKEGDKIVQGVHPGVSQAGKEVERFGQGVHHAIEQAGKEADKVVQGFTDGVNQAGKEAEKFGQGVNHAAGQAGKEAEKLGQGIHHAAGQAGKEVDRLQQNAHNGVNQAGKEASQLLNGAHQGGSTGHHGGGATTTLTSGASVNKPFINFPALWRSVANIMP, from the exons ATGCATCTTGCCAGTTTGAtcagctcctgctccctcctACTGTTATTGGGGGCCCTGCCTGGATGGGCGGCCACTAATGACCCCCTTGAGAAGGTCATTGAAGGAATCAACCGAGGGCTGAGCAATGCAGAGAGAGAGGTGGGCAAGGCCCTGGAAGGCATCAATAATGGAATCACTCAAGCTGGAAGGGAAGTGGAGAAAGTTTTTAATGGACTTAGCCACTTGGGGAGCCAGGCCGGCAAGGAGCTGGACAGGGGCGTCAACGAGCTCAACCACGGTTTGGACAAAGTAGCCCATGGAATCAACAGTGGCGTCGGACAAGCAGGAAAAGAAGCCGAGAAGTTTGTCCATGGGGTCAACAACGCTGCTGGACAGGTTGGGAAGGAGGCAGACAAAGTGATTCAGGGGGCCCATCATGGGGCCAACCAGGTGGGAAGTGAGGCCGGAAGGTTTGGCCAGGGGCTCCACCATGCTGCCGGGCAGGCTGGGAACGAGGCAGGAAAGTTCGGCCAGGGGCTCCACCATGCTGCCGGGCAGGCTGGGAACGAGGCAGGAAAGTTCGGCCAGGGGCTCCACCATGCTGTAGGGCAGGCTGGGAACGAGGCAGGAAAGTTCGGCCAGGGGCTCCACCATGCTGCCGGGCAGGCTGGGAACGAAGCAGGAAAGTTCGGCCAGGGGCTCCACCATGctgcagggcaggctgggaaTGAGGCAGGAAA GTTCGGCCAGGGGCTCCACCATGctgcagggcaggctgggaaCGAGGCAGGAAGGTTCGGCCAGGGGCTCCACCATGCTGCTGGGCAGGCTGGGAATGAGGCAGGAAAGTTTGGCCAGGGGCTCCACCATGCTGCTGGGCAGGCTGGGAATGAGGCAGGAAAGTTTGGCCAGGGGCTCCACCATGCTGCTGGGCAGGCTGGGAACGAGGCAGGGAGGTTCGGCCAGGGGCTCCACCATGctgcagggcaggctgggaaCGAGGCAGGGAGGTTCGGCCAGGGGCTCCACCATGctgcagggcaggctgggaaCGAGGCAGGGAGGTTCGGCCAGGGGCTCCACCATGctgcagggcaggctgggaaGGAGATAGACAAATTTGGCCAAGGTGTTCACCATGGAATTAATGAGGCCTggaaggaggctgagaagttTGGCCAGGATGTTCATTATGCTGCCGGGCAGGCTGGGAAAGAGGGAGACAAAATAGTCCAAGGTGTCCATCCTGGGGTCAGCCAGGCTGGGAAGGAGATAGACAAATTTGGCCAAGGTGTTCACCATGGAATTAATGAGGCCTggaaggaggctgagaagttTGGCCAGGATGTTCATTATGCTGCCGGGCAGGCTGGGAAAGAGGGAGACAAAATAGTCCAAGGTGTCCATCCTGGGGTCAGCCAGGCTGGGAAGGAGGTGGAGCGGTTTGGCCAGGATGTTCATTATGCCGCAGGGCAGGCTGGGAAAGAGGGAGACAAAATAGTCCAAGGTGTCCATCCTGGGGTCAGCCAGGCTGGGAAAGAGGTGGAGCGGTTTGGCCAGGATGTTCATTATGCCACAGGGCAGGCTGGGAAAGAGGGAGACAAAATAGTCCAAGGTGTCCATCCTGGGGTCAGCCAGGCTGGGAAAGAGGTGGAGCGGTTTGGCCAGGGAGTTCACCATGCCATTGAACAGGCTGGAAAGGAGGCAGACAAAGTGGTCCAAGGGTTCACCGACGGGGTCAACCAGGCcgggaaggaggcagagaagttTGGCCAAGGGGTCAACCACGCTGCTGGCCAGGCTGGAAAGGAAGCGGAGAAACTTGGCCAAGGTATCCACCATGCTGCTGGCCAGGCCGGGAAGGAGGTGGACAGGTTGCAGCAGAATGCTCATAATGGGGTCAACCAAGCCGGCAAGGAGGCCTCCCAGCTGCTGAAT GGCGCTCACCAAGGCGGATCCACCGGCCATCACGGAGGGGGCGCAACCACAACATTAACATCTGGA GCTTCGGTCAACAAGCCCTTCATCAACTTTCCAGCTCTGTGGAGG agCGTCGCAAACATCATGCCCTAA